A DNA window from Zingiber officinale cultivar Zhangliang chromosome 3A, Zo_v1.1, whole genome shotgun sequence contains the following coding sequences:
- the LOC122053589 gene encoding uncharacterized protein LOC122053589, which translates to MGNVVSSVTSGFINVIGDIFGAPLDFLSGKSCSSVCEPTWDLLCYIENFCVANLVKMVAVLALLYAVLLFVYVLYKIGCWQCVCKGGCKMLWQCLMSCYSSCEYGCMFVWFKLKNAKEDRRRRMEVYELSSSGVGSDESISYVHTPRSVRFARSLSRRSRERRRIQLERSLRARSHRVRVGISQHSVRVNGEEPRRLHRHGDVLHDVKVTHTSRFVQKGNGKRIHRKRLWE; encoded by the exons ATGGGGAATGTTGTCAGTTCAGTAACATCTGGGTTTATCAATGTCATTGGCGACATATTTGGAGCTCCATTAGATTTTCTCTCTGGCAAATCGTGCAG CTCAGTATGTGAACCGACATGGGATCTTTTGTGCTACATCGAAAATTTCTGTGTTGCCAATCTTGTGAAGATGGTTGCAGTTCTTGCTCTCCTTTATGCTG TGCTGCTGTTTGTCTACGTGCTCTACAAAATCGGATGTTGGCAATGCGTTTGCAAGGGAGGTTGCAAGATGCTCTGGCAATGCTTAATGTCTTGCTACTCGTCTTGCGAGTACGGCTGCATGTTTGTGTGGTTTAAGTTGAAGAATGCCAAAGAAGATCGTCGGAGGAGGATGGAAGTTTACGAACTGAGTTCAAGCGGAGTTGGATCAGACGAGAGCATATCATACGTGCATACACCAAGGTCAGTTAGATTTGCCAGATCTCTTTCTCGGAGATCAAGGGAACGACGAAGGATTCAACTGGAGAGATCTTTGAGGGCGAGGAGTCACCGGGTGAGAGTCGGGATTAGTCAGCACTCTGTACGCGTCAATGGCGAGGAACCACGGAGGCTTCACAGGCATGGAGATGTGCTGCATGACGTTAAGGTCACTCATACATCAAGGTTTGTACAGAAAGGCAATGGGAAGAGGATTCATAGGAAGAGGTTGTGGGAGTAA